The sequence below is a genomic window from Sorangiineae bacterium MSr12523.
CTCGATCCAGACTACAAAGCTTTGTTTGCGCAGCACGCGCAGGAGCGAACGCAGTTCGCACGCGAACTGCAAGCAACCGTCTTACGCTTGGGGGGGAATCCACAGAACCACGGCACGCTGGAAGGCGCATTGCTTCAAGCGTGGATGGACGTGAAGTCCGCCGTGGCCGTTCGAGAAGACTACGCGGTTCTTCGCGAAGTCGAACGCGCCGAGCAGAACGCGCGAAAGCGTTATGCCCGGGCACTCACCCTCGATCTCGGTGGTGATGTGAAAGCGCTCGTCGAACGGCAGTACTCGGCCGTCAGCCGATCGCACGATCGTGTGCGTGCGCTTCGTCAGAAGCACGCACTCCGATCCTGAAAAAAGAAAGGAGCCCACCTCATGAAGTATGCCAAATTGATGAAGGCCATGCCGTCCTTGCCGCGTGTGGATGCGGACTCGCTATTGGAGCGACTTGGACTCGAGCGACGCAGGAGCACGTTCGAGCGCGTCGCCACCATCGTCGGCATCTTCGGGGCGGGCATCCTGGTCGGCGCAGGCGCAGGGTTGCTCGCGAGCCCGGTGCCGCCTGCCGACGTGCGCAAAAAGCTCGGTGAGGGCATGCGCAGCGTGAAGAACGAGATCAACCAGGGCGTTCGTCACGCGAAGCAGGAGATCGTCGAAGGCGCCCGCCATGCGAAGCACCAAGTCGACGATTTCGTCTCCCGCGAGGTGAAGCACAATTCACCGAGGGTCGGCGAAAACGACGGCCGCAACGGCGCAATCAAAGCGACCTAGATGAACCCGCTCCCGCTCCCCCTCCCGCTCCCGATCTCATTGGAGAAGATCGGGATCGGGAGCGGGAGCGGGATGGGAAGAAACCTCACGCGTTCAGTGCGCGGGGGATGCGGACGGTAAAACGCGCGCCGCGTGTGGCGTTGGCGTCTTGCAGGTTCTCGGCGTGAACGGAGCCCCCATGGGCATCGATGACGCCGCGAACGATGGCGAGACCTAGGCCCGTGCCGCTCTTGGGCGCGTCCAGGCGAGAGAAGCGCTCGAAGATGTTGGCCAGCTGCCCATCCGGGATGCCGGGGCCGTCGTCTTCGACGCAAAGCTCGACGTCCGCGTCCACCTGCTGCAATCGAACGCGAATGACCTTTTTGGCGAAGCGAACGGCGTTGGAGAGCAGGTTCGTCACGACCTGCGTGAATCGGTCGGCGTCCACCACGGCCTCCGCCGGTTGCTCGGGCAGGTCGACCGCGATCTCGATGTTCGTGCCGGCGTCGATGCGGCGGATGTCGTCCGCCACGTTGCGCACGAGGGTGCGAACGTCGGTGAGCCGCTTTTTGAGCTCCACCCGCCCGGATTCCATGCGCCCCAAGAACACGAGGTTGGACGCGAGACGTGTGAGCCGCTCCACGCTGCGGCGGACGAGGCCGAGCAAGAACTTCTGCTCGTCGTTCAACTCGCCCACGTCTTGATGCGAAAGCTCGTTGATGGCGCCCACGATGACGCCGAGCGGTGCCCGAATGTCGTGAGCCACCATGGAGAGCAGATTCGTCTGCGCGCGTTGCAGCAGCGAAAGCTCCTGCAACTTGGTCGCGACCTCGCTCTCGAGGATGACGCTCGCATGGGCGTCCAGTGCCCGGATGCGCTCCGCGAGCTGAGCCGGTTGTTCGGTGCCTGTGCCTAGAAGAACGGTCGAACCTTGATTGGATTTGACTTGAGCCAGAAGCTCATCCACGGTTTCAGGTTCGACGATGTCCTCTCTACCTACTTGCCCGGCCGAAAGTCGATAACAGAGAACTGCCACCCAAATGGCTCATAACACGTA
It includes:
- a CDS encoding PA2169 family four-helix-bundle protein; amino-acid sequence: MNPSVSSDQTKKNDVATAAAPAPAVPRPSAPEVEERTDVVDTPTLVLVLNGLVEVALDGGRMFSLAAGDALDPDYKALFAQHAQERTQFARELQATVLRLGGNPQNHGTLEGALLQAWMDVKSAVAVREDYAVLREVERAEQNARKRYARALTLDLGGDVKALVERQYSAVSRSHDRVRALRQKHALRS
- a CDS encoding YtxH domain-containing protein — its product is MKYAKLMKAMPSLPRVDADSLLERLGLERRRSTFERVATIVGIFGAGILVGAGAGLLASPVPPADVRKKLGEGMRSVKNEINQGVRHAKQEIVEGARHAKHQVDDFVSREVKHNSPRVGENDGRNGAIKAT
- a CDS encoding ATP-binding protein, with product MDELLAQVKSNQGSTVLLGTGTEQPAQLAERIRALDAHASVILESEVATKLQELSLLQRAQTNLLSMVAHDIRAPLGVIVGAINELSHQDVGELNDEQKFLLGLVRRSVERLTRLASNLVFLGRMESGRVELKKRLTDVRTLVRNVADDIRRIDAGTNIEIAVDLPEQPAEAVVDADRFTQVVTNLLSNAVRFAKKVIRVRLQQVDADVELCVEDDGPGIPDGQLANIFERFSRLDAPKSGTGLGLAIVRGVIDAHGGSVHAENLQDANATRGARFTVRIPRALNA